In Natronomonas halophila, one DNA window encodes the following:
- a CDS encoding DUF4143 domain-containing protein: protein MPFDVADDVLLRELGKHNPWWESGRGAIDLPDRPKSDFYHLVAPDRGASQFEDQQLLGLVGRRGVGKTTLLKQFIAHRIEQGAAPERFCYVPFGADPLYQLQSDEGLRQAIRYYRSRVLGRVSDPTPHFVFLDDVHLVEHPSKPAIEGWGAPVMDMLTDAHECHVVVTANAGVQIDRELDRVDCPADAYDTQPILPEKFRDYLYTLYPPLEGDGTRVSPTPIRSGEGSLPDALAAGDPDRLATTLRTQYERVADVERRIQSQIVHYLAMGGVIGYALDGPVESARELDAKAYTRLRDDVRDALYQDVPGFESVQTIADLERLCALAARNRGAEPVRYQRLVDLFDVDRRTLTGSYLPALEELYLLSGVTEYDNSRPRSVRLYLRDTGLVTALTDGEPDSVLDDFDREAALARVAGFDHTMRFSYGVDAAQGVDSEPDVRFWRGRNGDVDFVFEADGTPVPVGLMYRASDEETAAAVREFCDTYDTPFGLVLRGDTVRSDRPISVEDGVIHLPYWFYLLLC, encoded by the coding sequence ATGCCGTTTGATGTCGCTGACGACGTGCTTCTCCGAGAACTCGGAAAGCACAACCCGTGGTGGGAATCCGGTCGGGGTGCAATCGACCTCCCGGACCGGCCGAAAAGCGATTTCTACCACCTCGTCGCCCCCGACAGAGGAGCAAGCCAGTTCGAGGACCAGCAACTCCTCGGCCTCGTCGGGCGTCGAGGCGTCGGCAAGACCACGCTATTGAAACAGTTCATCGCCCACCGCATCGAGCAGGGGGCGGCCCCTGAACGGTTCTGCTACGTTCCGTTCGGTGCCGACCCGCTCTACCAACTCCAGTCCGACGAGGGGCTTCGGCAGGCGATTCGCTACTACCGGAGTCGGGTTCTCGGCCGTGTTTCGGACCCGACACCGCACTTCGTCTTCCTCGATGACGTTCATCTCGTCGAACATCCGAGCAAGCCCGCTATCGAAGGCTGGGGCGCGCCAGTTATGGATATGCTCACCGACGCCCACGAGTGCCACGTGGTCGTGACGGCCAACGCCGGCGTCCAGATCGACCGCGAACTCGACCGCGTCGATTGCCCGGCCGATGCCTACGATACCCAACCCATCCTCCCCGAGAAATTCCGTGACTACCTCTACACGCTGTATCCACCCCTCGAAGGCGACGGCACACGGGTCAGTCCGACGCCGATTCGGTCGGGCGAGGGCAGCCTCCCCGATGCGCTTGCGGCTGGCGACCCCGACCGGCTAGCGACGACCCTTCGGACGCAGTACGAACGCGTCGCTGACGTCGAACGGCGTATCCAATCGCAAATCGTCCACTACCTCGCGATGGGCGGCGTCATCGGCTACGCGCTCGACGGCCCAGTCGAGTCGGCCAGAGAACTCGATGCGAAGGCCTACACCCGCCTCCGTGACGACGTCCGAGACGCGCTTTATCAGGACGTCCCCGGCTTCGAATCCGTCCAGACCATCGCCGACCTCGAACGGCTCTGTGCGCTCGCGGCCCGAAACCGGGGAGCCGAGCCGGTCCGATATCAACGCCTCGTCGACCTCTTCGACGTCGACCGCCGGACCCTGACCGGGAGTTATCTCCCGGCGCTCGAAGAACTGTACCTGCTCTCGGGCGTGACCGAATACGACAACAGCCGCCCCCGGTCCGTCCGCCTTTACCTTCGCGATACGGGACTCGTCACCGCGCTGACCGACGGCGAACCCGACAGCGTCCTCGATGACTTCGACCGCGAGGCCGCCCTCGCTCGCGTGGCCGGGTTCGACCACACGATGCGGTTCTCATATGGCGTCGACGCCGCACAGGGGGTCGACAGCGAACCCGACGTTCGGTTCTGGCGCGGAAGAAACGGCGACGTCGACTTCGTGTTCGAAGCCGACGGAACGCCCGTCCCGGTCGGGTTGATGTATCGGGCCTCGGACGAAGAAACGGCGGCGGCAGTCCGGGAGTTCTGCGACACCTACGACACGCCGTTCGGCCTCGTTCTCAGGGGTGATACCGTCCGAAGCGACCGCCCCATCAGCGTCGAGGACGGCGTGATACACCTCCCGTACTGGTTCTACCTGCTGTTGTGCTGA
- a CDS encoding vWA domain-containing protein, producing MTTDTTTHITFVLDSSGSMSTIRDDTIGGFNTFLADQQDEPGRAAVTLYDFNSGVEQVYEGKPISKAPELDEETYTPGGQTALHDAIATAVIETDDHIEKLPAAVQPETVIVVVLTDGKENASETPQGRVRELVETYRLEHDWEFLFIGANQDAALTARKMGMDTDKSLDMSHSGEGTQAAYESTSRNISEARQQGEAGGFTNEDRQRQSEADE from the coding sequence ATGACAACAGACACGACCACCCACATCACGTTCGTACTGGATTCGTCCGGTTCGATGTCGACGATTCGAGACGATACCATCGGCGGATTCAACACGTTCCTCGCGGACCAGCAGGACGAACCCGGCCGCGCGGCGGTGACGCTCTACGACTTCAACTCGGGCGTCGAGCAGGTCTACGAGGGCAAACCGATTTCGAAGGCGCCGGAACTCGACGAGGAGACGTACACGCCCGGCGGACAGACGGCGCTGCACGATGCCATCGCGACGGCCGTCATCGAGACTGACGACCACATCGAGAAACTGCCGGCAGCGGTCCAGCCGGAGACCGTCATCGTGGTCGTACTGACCGACGGCAAGGAGAACGCTTCCGAGACGCCACAGGGACGGGTCCGCGAACTCGTCGAGACCTACCGACTGGAACACGACTGGGAGTTCCTGTTCATCGGCGCCAATCAGGACGCGGCACTCACCGCCCGGAAGATGGGGATGGACACGGACAAATCGCTGGACATGTCCCACAGCGGCGAGGGCACCCAGGCCGCCTACGAGTCCACCTCGCGGAACATCAGCGAGGCGCGACAGCAGGGCGAGGCCGGGGGATTCACCAACGAGGACAGACAGCGGCAGTCCGAAGCCGACGAATAG
- a CDS encoding fibrillarin-like rRNA/tRNA 2'-O-methyltransferase — protein MSLPDGVQRRPFDGEDVLATEGQPVYGEPAADGWRKWDARRSKLGAMLKTGMDTGLAGGETVLYLGAAAGTTVSHVADFAGATYAVEFAARPARDLLDAAEPRGNLFPLLKDARKPETYAHVVEPVDVLIQDVATRGQAKVALANRQFLGDEGRLLLAVKARSEDVARDPDEVFDEVLETLRDGYEVLETRSLKPFHEDHLGVVATPRTDGQ, from the coding sequence ATGAGCCTCCCCGACGGCGTTCAGCGGCGACCCTTCGACGGCGAGGACGTCCTCGCGACGGAGGGCCAACCGGTCTACGGCGAACCGGCAGCGGACGGCTGGCGGAAGTGGGACGCCCGCCGCTCGAAACTCGGCGCGATGCTCAAAACCGGGATGGATACCGGCCTTGCGGGCGGCGAGACAGTGCTGTATCTCGGCGCCGCCGCTGGGACGACGGTCAGCCACGTCGCGGATTTCGCGGGGGCGACCTACGCCGTGGAGTTCGCCGCGCGACCGGCGCGTGACCTGCTCGATGCCGCCGAACCGCGCGGGAACCTCTTTCCCCTCCTGAAGGACGCCCGCAAGCCCGAGACCTACGCCCACGTCGTCGAACCCGTCGACGTCCTGATTCAGGACGTCGCGACGCGTGGGCAGGCGAAAGTCGCGCTTGCCAACCGGCAGTTCCTCGGCGACGAGGGACGCCTCCTCTTGGCCGTGAAGGCCCGCAGCGAGGACGTGGCCAGAGACCCGGACGAGGTGTTCGACGAAGTTCTAGAGACGCTTCGGGACGGCTATGAGGTTCTGGAGACGCGAAGCCTGAAGCCGTTCCACGAGGACCACCTCGGCGTGGTTGCGACGCCGCGTACCGACGGTCAGTAA
- a CDS encoding alpha/beta hydrolase, with protein sequence MEGPHQDQPLVTAGAPLDAADAAVVLVHGRGATAQSIVQMADEFYHHGVAFLAPQAARNTWYPNSFLAPVEANEPGRSSGLQAIEDAIESANEADIPTERVMLLGFSQGACLASEYVAQNPRRYGGLAVLSGGVIGPEGKEMDYEGDLEGTPVFLGCSDTDPHIPEERVHETAEVFEAMGADVTTRIYEGMGHGVNEDEIDHVSEMVENLVEE encoded by the coding sequence ATGGAAGGACCACATCAGGACCAGCCGCTCGTCACGGCTGGCGCACCGCTGGATGCCGCCGACGCTGCCGTCGTCCTCGTTCACGGACGGGGCGCCACGGCCCAGAGTATCGTTCAGATGGCCGACGAGTTCTACCACCACGGCGTCGCGTTTCTCGCGCCGCAGGCCGCCCGCAACACCTGGTATCCGAACTCGTTCCTGGCACCCGTCGAGGCCAACGAACCGGGCCGCTCTTCGGGCTTGCAGGCCATCGAGGACGCTATCGAGTCGGCCAACGAGGCCGACATTCCCACCGAGCGCGTGATGTTGCTCGGCTTCTCGCAGGGCGCCTGTCTCGCCAGCGAGTACGTCGCCCAGAACCCGCGTCGGTACGGCGGCCTCGCGGTCCTCAGCGGTGGCGTCATCGGCCCCGAAGGCAAAGAGATGGATTACGAGGGCGACCTCGAAGGCACGCCCGTCTTCCTCGGGTGTAGCGACACGGACCCGCACATCCCCGAGGAGCGCGTCCACGAGACGGCCGAGGTGTTCGAGGCGATGGGCGCCGATGTGACAACGCGCATCTACGAAGGGATGGGCCACGGCGTCAACGAGGACGAAATCGACCACGTCTCCGAGATGGTCGAGAACCTGGTCGAGGAGTAG
- a CDS encoding sulfurtransferase — MSDYAKDVLVSADEVEAQLDEFESDDSDKRLVEVDVDTEAYDEAHAPGAIGFNWETDLQDQTTRDILSKEDFENLLGAHGITEDSTVVLYGDNSNWFAAYTYWQFKYYGHDDVKLLDGGREYWIENDYPTTDEVPEFSAVDYEASGPRESIRAYREDVENAIDRDLPLVDVRSPEEFTGEILAPSGLQETAQRGGHVPGAQNISWAAVTNDDGTFKDRDELETLYAEYGIDGDETTVAYCRIGERSSVAWFALHELLGYEDAINYDGSWTEWGNLVGAPIEKGEAE, encoded by the coding sequence ATGAGCGATTACGCGAAAGACGTGCTCGTTTCGGCCGACGAGGTCGAAGCGCAGCTCGACGAATTCGAGAGCGACGATTCGGACAAGCGACTGGTAGAGGTTGACGTGGACACCGAGGCCTACGACGAGGCCCACGCCCCCGGTGCCATCGGCTTCAACTGGGAGACGGACCTGCAGGACCAGACCACCCGCGACATCCTCTCGAAGGAGGACTTCGAGAACCTGCTGGGTGCCCACGGCATCACCGAGGACAGCACGGTCGTCCTCTACGGTGACAACTCCAACTGGTTCGCGGCCTACACCTACTGGCAGTTCAAGTACTACGGCCACGACGACGTGAAACTCCTCGACGGCGGCCGCGAATACTGGATCGAGAACGACTACCCGACCACGGACGAGGTTCCGGAGTTCTCGGCTGTCGACTACGAGGCCTCCGGCCCGCGCGAGTCCATCCGTGCCTACCGAGAGGACGTCGAGAACGCCATCGACCGCGACCTGCCGCTGGTCGACGTCCGCTCGCCCGAGGAGTTCACGGGCGAAATCCTCGCCCCCTCGGGCCTGCAGGAGACCGCCCAGCGTGGCGGCCACGTCCCCGGCGCCCAGAACATCTCGTGGGCGGCCGTGACGAACGACGACGGCACCTTCAAGGACCGCGACGAACTCGAGACCCTCTACGCCGAGTACGGCATCGACGGCGACGAGACGACCGTCGCCTACTGCCGTATCGGCGAGCGCTCGTCGGTCGCCTGGTTCGCTCTGCACGAGCTGCTGGGCTACGAGGACGCCATCAACTACGACGGGTCCTGGACCGAGTGGGGCAACCTCGTCGGCGCCCCCATCGAGAAGGGCGAGGCTGAGTAA
- a CDS encoding RNA ligase, translated as MGNRQRFGLQADTLESVLEHFETRYFRGTRYRYLPKYRGPLDRGAVLFGADEHPVCGYPKIPRALMLDPGVPEQFDGPFVVEEKLNGYNVRVAHLGGKVVAFTRSGIACPFSTHLVKRRLDLDSLFEARPNLAVCGEVIGPENPYTAYDYPDVESAAFRAFDLRDRRTSDPVPVDRRRELLDAHGLPQTRSFGTFAPDETDAIASIVDELDAQGREGIVMKSVDGRTQLKYTTGASTESDLTHAFSLPFEYGRSFVFQRLLREAFRAVEHDADTTERAHAVGEAILDPLVETIENVDDGQAVGQKHTVRAPPRIVTELLSHLRDQGLTIDLLADETSAGERVVTFRKRMRSTEDKTKAYLDGQPVDY; from the coding sequence ATGGGCAATAGACAGCGGTTCGGGCTCCAAGCGGACACCCTCGAATCCGTCCTCGAACACTTCGAAACCCGGTATTTCAGGGGCACGCGATATCGGTACCTCCCGAAGTATCGAGGCCCGCTGGACCGCGGTGCAGTGCTTTTCGGTGCCGACGAACACCCCGTCTGTGGCTACCCGAAGATTCCGCGCGCCCTCATGCTCGACCCGGGCGTCCCCGAGCAGTTCGATGGCCCGTTCGTCGTCGAGGAAAAACTGAACGGCTACAACGTCCGCGTCGCTCACCTCGGTGGTAAGGTCGTCGCGTTCACGCGGAGCGGCATCGCCTGCCCCTTCTCGACCCATCTCGTCAAACGTCGTCTCGACCTCGATTCGCTGTTCGAGGCCCGACCGAACCTCGCCGTCTGCGGGGAGGTTATCGGGCCCGAAAACCCCTACACTGCATACGATTACCCGGACGTCGAGTCGGCAGCGTTTCGAGCCTTCGACCTCCGTGACCGAAGGACTAGTGACCCGGTTCCCGTCGACCGGCGGCGGGAGCTACTCGACGCACACGGCCTCCCACAGACGCGGTCGTTCGGCACGTTCGCCCCCGACGAAACCGACGCCATCGCGAGTATCGTCGACGAACTCGACGCCCAGGGACGGGAGGGCATCGTCATGAAATCGGTCGACGGCCGGACGCAACTCAAATACACCACCGGCGCGTCGACGGAATCCGACCTCACACACGCCTTTTCGCTCCCGTTCGAATACGGTCGCTCGTTCGTCTTCCAGCGTCTGCTCCGGGAGGCCTTCCGCGCGGTCGAACACGACGCCGATACCACCGAGCGTGCCCACGCCGTCGGCGAGGCGATTCTCGATCCGCTCGTCGAGACCATCGAGAACGTCGACGACGGACAAGCGGTCGGCCAGAAGCATACGGTCCGCGCGCCGCCGCGAATCGTCACGGAACTACTCTCACACCTCCGGGACCAAGGGCTCACCATCGACCTGCTGGCCGACGAAACGTCTGCCGGTGAACGTGTCGTCACCTTCCGAAAGCGAATGCGGTCGACCGAAGACAAGACGAAAGCGTATCTCGACGGCCAACCCGTCGATTACTGA
- a CDS encoding NOP5/NOP56 family protein: MTDETVDAGWFQGIDPGDLDAARIAIEEGQADEPDDWPTMAVASGFADDEDEYYERLHEATMAATRAAVQEAESADDKQLIHAIRAMDDCDRTANELAERVAEWAGSIREDAGTGVEYARELADEADSEGDDRLVSLARRVRDLDDEAADLRTHVQQTAPEVAPNLAALAGPVLAARLIALAGGLKELARKPAGTVQVLGAEEALFAHLRGRAPSPKHGVIFTHEAVQGTHPENRGSAARALAGKLAIAARVDYYSGERKPELDEELADRIERIQARDTQ; the protein is encoded by the coding sequence ATGACCGACGAGACAGTGGACGCCGGATGGTTCCAGGGTATCGACCCGGGGGACCTCGACGCGGCTCGTATCGCCATCGAGGAGGGCCAGGCAGACGAACCGGACGACTGGCCCACGATGGCGGTTGCGTCCGGGTTCGCGGACGACGAAGACGAGTACTACGAACGGCTTCACGAGGCGACGATGGCGGCGACGCGTGCCGCCGTCCAGGAGGCCGAATCCGCCGACGACAAGCAACTCATCCATGCTATTCGAGCGATGGATGACTGCGACCGGACGGCTAACGAACTGGCCGAACGGGTCGCCGAGTGGGCCGGTTCCATTCGCGAGGACGCAGGTACGGGCGTCGAGTACGCTCGCGAATTGGCCGACGAAGCCGATTCAGAGGGCGACGACCGGCTCGTTTCGCTGGCCCGGCGGGTTCGGGACCTCGACGACGAGGCCGCCGACCTCCGCACGCACGTCCAGCAGACGGCACCCGAAGTCGCGCCGAACCTCGCGGCGCTGGCGGGGCCCGTTCTGGCAGCGCGACTCATCGCCCTTGCCGGCGGCCTCAAGGAACTCGCACGGAAGCCCGCGGGGACGGTGCAGGTACTGGGCGCCGAGGAGGCGCTTTTCGCCCATCTCCGGGGGCGCGCCCCCTCGCCGAAACACGGCGTCATCTTCACCCACGAGGCGGTGCAGGGCACCCACCCGGAAAACCGCGGATCGGCCGCGCGAGCGCTGGCGGGGAAACTCGCCATTGCCGCGCGAGTCGACTACTACTCGGGCGAGCGGAAACCGGAACTCGACGAGGAACTGGCGGACCGCATCGAGCGCATTCAGGCGCGTGATACCCAATGA
- a CDS encoding ferritin family protein has protein sequence MNPDEFIDAVASENETALSRLGSSKSLYADTEGEMESEEVLTAAATAEHHAAETYEAWADDEEGDVAEAFAETAAEERDHYDTVVGELDDHEPGEVPAIQEYLRDLDGTVERIGGFVGRTLAAEKSKGQLTGFFTGQADPQTASLFRGMGGDLEDQLERATDLLEAECGDDEECWERAQEAATGAIQAAYDEYTERLESMGVNPKPVC, from the coding sequence ATGAACCCCGACGAATTCATCGACGCGGTCGCCTCGGAGAACGAAACCGCCCTCTCGCGACTCGGTTCCTCGAAATCCCTCTATGCCGACACGGAAGGCGAGATGGAATCCGAGGAGGTCCTGACCGCCGCGGCGACGGCCGAACACCACGCCGCGGAGACCTACGAAGCGTGGGCCGACGACGAAGAGGGCGACGTCGCAGAGGCCTTCGCGGAGACGGCCGCCGAGGAACGTGACCACTACGACACTGTCGTTGGCGAACTCGACGACCACGAACCCGGTGAGGTTCCGGCGATTCAGGAGTACCTTCGGGACCTCGACGGTACCGTCGAACGCATCGGCGGGTTCGTCGGCCGGACGCTGGCCGCCGAGAAATCCAAGGGGCAGTTGACCGGCTTCTTCACCGGGCAGGCCGACCCCCAGACGGCGAGTCTCTTCCGCGGCATGGGCGGCGACCTGGAGGACCAACTGGAACGGGCGACCGACCTGCTGGAAGCCGAATGCGGCGACGACGAGGAGTGCTGGGAGCGCGCACAGGAGGCCGCCACGGGCGCGATTCAGGCCGCCTACGACGAGTACACCGAGCGCCTCGAAAGCATGGGCGTCAACCCGAAGCCAGTCTGCTGA
- a CDS encoding ring-cleaving dioxygenase, which translates to MRPPTAGLHHVSTLAGDPQANVDFYISVLGLRFVKRTVNFDDKFSYHLYYGDREATPGTLLTCFPYPHGESGRIGRPQPRSVAFAVPEDSTGFWHERLESRGIDIEEETRFGDSVIRFRDHDGLRVELVETESPRPPATDAIPEEYAIRNLHSVTLLSTSVYHTAATLEVLGYELDDQEGDRVRYRSPGEYGTVIDLLDTEAPYGREGEGTIHHVAFKAGDLSLPEWRDRMLEAGLEPTFIKDRHYFESIYFREPGGLLFEIATEKPGFTVDESVEGLGSSLQLPPWFEEDREMIERQLPELTGPEV; encoded by the coding sequence ATGCGCCCGCCAACGGCCGGACTCCACCACGTTTCGACGCTCGCGGGTGACCCACAGGCCAACGTCGACTTTTATATCAGCGTTCTTGGCTTGCGATTCGTCAAACGAACGGTGAATTTCGACGATAAGTTCAGTTACCACCTCTACTACGGTGACCGCGAAGCGACCCCCGGCACGCTGCTGACCTGCTTTCCGTACCCACACGGCGAGTCGGGACGCATCGGTCGGCCACAGCCCCGGTCGGTCGCATTCGCTGTACCCGAGGACTCGACCGGATTCTGGCACGAACGCCTCGAATCCCGAGGCATCGACATCGAGGAGGAAACCCGCTTCGGCGATTCGGTGATTCGGTTCCGGGACCACGATGGCCTCCGCGTCGAGTTGGTCGAAACCGAATCGCCTCGTCCGCCAGCGACCGATGCCATCCCCGAAGAGTACGCGATTCGGAACCTCCACAGCGTGACCCTGCTGTCGACCAGCGTCTATCACACCGCCGCGACGCTGGAGGTACTGGGCTACGAGTTGGACGACCAGGAGGGCGACCGGGTCCGGTATCGGTCGCCCGGCGAATACGGAACCGTCATCGACCTGCTGGACACCGAGGCACCTTACGGCCGGGAGGGCGAGGGGACGATTCATCACGTCGCGTTCAAGGCCGGCGACCTCTCGCTCCCGGAGTGGCGCGACCGAATGCTGGAGGCGGGTCTGGAGCCGACCTTTATCAAGGACCGACACTACTTCGAATCGATTTACTTCCGGGAACCGGGCGGCCTGCTGTTCGAGATAGCGACCGAGAAACCGGGATTTACCGTCGACGAATCCGTCGAGGGGTTGGGTTCCTCGCTGCAGTTGCCGCCGTGGTTCGAGGAGGACCGCGAGATGATAGAACGGCAACTACCCGAACTGACCGGCCCCGAAGTGTAG
- a CDS encoding HEAT repeat domain-containing protein — MLVFAFDRDWTVDVNPHPNKAAVPLGWVRELAHETEHAVYAIGNQDLASEAAIPGVVDIVGMHPDDWDRWLGDKQADGYYERFPDRRERLELIADLHPEADDYVVVDDLDLSDVDGWDHYHAWDFVPAIERGEVDPSLPWVREPLADGGYPSSAGIVPVDASDLDDWLEDRRDAPGFEVRYADDGTERTELFRDVSIIRGTMRPAAASAVRCQPASADRDAVSIAVDDIEQVNAVKPPMDAFLPETDDPVERAAAIADLAADNPFAVDVSRVLALLDREDDAPQAEALRALEEVASARPGDCTPAVPILRSLLEGDCADPERALSVLDAIGGWDGRDIVPLAGVIETYLTAADPSVRAQATACIGKIVEEDPDEGVGMVPALAMLLKDRDATAHAAYGLSLLAKEFPEAVKPAAPVLGEVITDDTLGANPRLSATAALGRVVGEYPSTALDIVDDVVTLLNAENPKLRNNAVGFLSDVATVHSDVIEPHVDAIAGLLSSDDEYARINASAALARVAEDYPDSVAGYTDDLLSLLDDDHHLVRTNACWALGYLGDSEAVEFLREVAVDDEHDEVRNRASWAITRIEDGP, encoded by the coding sequence ATGCTGGTCTTCGCATTCGACCGCGACTGGACGGTGGACGTGAACCCGCATCCGAACAAAGCGGCCGTTCCGCTGGGGTGGGTACGGGAACTCGCACACGAGACCGAGCATGCGGTCTACGCCATCGGTAATCAGGACCTCGCCAGCGAGGCCGCCATTCCCGGCGTCGTCGACATCGTGGGGATGCACCCGGACGACTGGGACCGATGGCTCGGCGATAAGCAGGCCGACGGCTACTACGAGCGGTTCCCGGACCGCCGGGAACGGCTCGAACTCATCGCCGACCTGCACCCGGAGGCCGACGACTACGTCGTCGTCGATGACCTCGATTTGAGCGATGTCGATGGATGGGACCACTACCACGCGTGGGATTTCGTCCCCGCCATCGAACGCGGCGAGGTCGACCCCTCGTTGCCGTGGGTCCGCGAGCCGCTGGCAGACGGGGGCTATCCGTCCTCGGCCGGCATCGTCCCGGTCGATGCGTCGGACCTCGACGACTGGCTCGAAGACCGGCGAGATGCGCCCGGCTTCGAGGTCCGGTACGCCGACGACGGGACCGAGCGGACCGAACTGTTCCGTGACGTCTCGATTATCCGGGGAACGATGCGTCCGGCAGCGGCCTCGGCCGTTCGGTGTCAACCGGCCTCGGCCGACAGGGACGCGGTTAGCATCGCCGTCGACGACATAGAGCAGGTAAACGCGGTCAAACCGCCGATGGACGCGTTCCTGCCCGAAACCGACGACCCCGTCGAGCGGGCCGCAGCCATCGCCGATCTCGCGGCGGACAACCCGTTCGCCGTCGACGTCTCGCGAGTGCTGGCGCTGCTCGACCGCGAGGACGACGCTCCGCAGGCCGAGGCACTCCGCGCGCTCGAAGAGGTCGCGTCGGCCCGCCCGGGCGACTGCACGCCGGCGGTTCCGATTCTCCGGTCGCTGCTCGAAGGCGACTGTGCCGACCCGGAACGAGCCCTGTCGGTGCTCGACGCTATCGGCGGGTGGGATGGCCGCGATATCGTCCCGCTGGCCGGTGTCATCGAGACGTACCTGACGGCGGCCGATCCGAGTGTTCGGGCACAGGCGACGGCCTGTATCGGCAAAATCGTGGAAGAAGACCCCGATGAGGGGGTCGGAATGGTGCCGGCGTTGGCGATGCTGCTCAAAGACAGGGACGCGACCGCCCACGCCGCCTACGGCCTGTCGTTGCTCGCCAAAGAGTTTCCGGAGGCAGTCAAACCAGCCGCGCCGGTACTCGGTGAGGTCATCACCGACGACACCCTCGGGGCCAACCCCCGACTGAGCGCGACGGCCGCGCTGGGCCGGGTCGTCGGCGAGTATCCGAGCACGGCGCTCGATATCGTCGACGACGTCGTGACCCTCCTCAATGCCGAGAACCCGAAACTCCGCAATAACGCGGTCGGGTTCCTGAGTGACGTCGCAACGGTACACAGCGACGTTATCGAACCGCACGTCGATGCTATCGCGGGCCTACTGTCCTCGGACGACGAGTACGCTCGCATCAACGCCAGCGCCGCGCTGGCGCGTGTGGCCGAGGACTATCCGGACTCCGTCGCCGGGTACACCGACGACCTGCTCTCGCTGCTGGACGACGACCACCATCTCGTCAGGACGAACGCCTGCTGGGCGCTCGGATACCTCGGCGACTCGGAGGCCGTCGAGTTCCTCCGAGAGGTCGCCGTCGACGACGAGCACGACGAAGTCCGGAACAGGGCCAGTTGGGCAATCACCCGAATCGAGGACGGACCCTGA
- a CDS encoding ring-cleaving dioxygenase — MPTDIPGIHHVTAIAGDPERNFEFYTDTLGLRLVKKSVNQDDVHVYHLFYADHGGSPGTSMTFFPYTNARQGRIGTGQVSTTQFLIPEDSVDYWTDRLESKDVGFVTSERFGDTVIGFEDPDGLPLELVAREDAPAGDPPEGPVPEEHAIRGFFGATLSLSTAESTANLLETMGFSPTEEEQHRQRFEADGELGYVIDLLEDPQAPQGQPGGGTVHHVAFQVTEDEQEQWRDILQQAGLRPTEVIDRKWFKSVYARTQGGVLFEFATKEPGYTVDEPLDSLGEELVLPEWLEDRRDEIEDALPELSL, encoded by the coding sequence ATGCCTACGGACATTCCCGGTATCCACCACGTCACGGCCATCGCTGGCGACCCCGAGCGGAACTTCGAGTTCTACACGGACACGCTCGGCCTGCGGCTCGTCAAGAAGAGCGTCAATCAGGACGACGTTCACGTCTACCACCTCTTCTATGCCGACCACGGTGGCTCGCCGGGCACGAGCATGACCTTCTTCCCCTACACGAACGCCCGACAGGGCCGCATCGGGACCGGGCAGGTCAGCACGACCCAGTTCCTCATTCCCGAGGACTCGGTCGACTACTGGACCGACCGCCTCGAATCGAAAGACGTCGGCTTCGTCACCAGCGAACGCTTCGGCGATACGGTCATCGGCTTCGAGGACCCCGACGGCCTGCCGCTGGAACTGGTCGCCCGCGAGGACGCGCCCGCTGGCGACCCGCCGGAGGGGCCGGTCCCCGAGGAACACGCAATCAGGGGCTTCTTCGGCGCGACGCTGTCGCTATCGACCGCGGAGTCGACGGCGAACCTGCTGGAGACCATGGGCTTTTCCCCGACCGAAGAGGAACAGCACCGTCAGCGCTTCGAGGCCGACGGCGAGTTGGGCTACGTCATCGACCTGCTTGAGGACCCACAGGCCCCGCAGGGCCAACCCGGCGGCGGAACGGTCCACCACGTCGCCTTCCAGGTGACCGAGGACGAACAGGAACAGTGGCGCGACATCCTCCAGCAGGCCGGCCTCCGTCCGACCGAAGTCATCGACCGCAAGTGGTTCAAATCGGTCTATGCCCGCACGCAGGGTGGCGTCCTCTTCGAGTTCGCGACGAAGGAACCCGGCTACACCGTTGACGAACCGCTCGACTCGCTCGGCGAGGAACTCGTCCTTCCCGAGTGGCTGGAGGACCGCCGCGACGAAATCGAGGATGCGCTGCCGGAACTGTCGCTGTAA